From one Nematostella vectensis chromosome 7, jaNemVect1.1, whole genome shotgun sequence genomic stretch:
- the LOC5511984 gene encoding cytosolic 5'-nucleotidase 3A: MFAVAAVGASALAGYGVYMYLKGRKRREIIKKAVDEMMHGLDKPSVYISDSVGVRGKLQRIYEAGIDKIQILTDFDKTLTKFIVDGTPGNTIQEALEKSGHIPESFRAKFADLKDHYLPILSGDMSSNEKESVILEWCSKVNDLIVELNLKKDDLPAIVRDGLLVLREGVEWLFVKTSENKVPVFILSEGLGDLIEEVIRQQSQLYDNVTIMANYMKFNQGVMVGIHGKLLTSGNKQEQAKNNLFFEKNKDRSSAIVLGDSIRDSEMASSLRNAENVITVGILNEKVDENLKAYQEAFDVVIVDDHSISVVDVVLMSLLREK, encoded by the exons ATGTTTGCAGTGGCGGCGGTTGGAGCTTCGGCTCTCGCTGGATATGGCGTTTATATGTACTTAAAGGGCCGAAAGCGGCGAGAAATCATCAAAAAGGCTGTCGATGAGATG ATGCATGGACTAGATAAGCCGTCAGTCTATATCAGTGATTCCGTCGGTGTGCGTGGAAAACTACAAAGAATCTACGAGGCCGGGATTGATAAAATACAG ATTTTGACGGATTTTGATAAGACATTGACAAAGTTTATAGTGGATGGAACTCCAGGGAACACAATACAAG aAGCTCTAGAGAAATCTGGACACATCCCAGAATCCTTCAGGGCGAAG TTTGCGGATCTCAAGGACCACTACCTTCCTATTCTATCGGG tgACATGAGCTCAAATGAGAAAGAATCCGTCATTCTTGAATG GTGCTCCAAGGTCAATGATCTGATTGTTGAGCTGAACTTGAAGAAGGACGATCTTCCCGCCATTGTGAGGGATGGCCTATTAGTGCTACG GGAGGGAGTCGAATGGCTTTTTGTCAAGACCAGCGAAAACAAAGTACCAGTATTCATACTTTCAGAAGGCCTCGGAG ATCTGATAGAGGAGGTGATCAGACAACAGAGCCAGCTGTACGATAACGTCACCATCATGGCTAACTACATGAAGTTCAATCAG GGAGTTATGGTCGGCATACATGGCAAACTTCTAACAAGCGGCAACAAGCAAGAGCAAGCGAAGAACAATCTCTTTTTCGAGAAAAATAAG GACCGCAGCAGTGCTATAGTTTTGGGGGACTCGATTCGCGATAGTGAGATGGCCAGCAGCCTCAGAAACGCAGAGAATGTCATCACTGTCGGGATCCTCAATGAAAAA GTTGACGAGAACCTGAAGGCTTACCAGGAGGCGTTTGACGTGGTTATTGTGGATGATCACAGCATTTCAGTTGTAGATGTTGTCCTGATGTCTCTTCTCCGAGAAAAATGA